A window of the Brumimicrobium sp. genome harbors these coding sequences:
- a CDS encoding tetratricopeptide repeat protein, producing MMRRLLLVGLGLFITGALFSQDLTDKEKAYQDSIAAVNQENATTAESQEAYNRGIELFRKKQYVQAIKEFEKSISLDPNFKAAYYNKGVAENEAYSYAAAVTTFTQLLEKDPTYTRALPQRAIAYQGVGDFSKAEADYKQALKADPKNPEIHYNYGTLQFLQQDYDGAIKSFTSTIDLKGNLAYAFNDRGSCYRMKGEYSKAIADYEEAARKNPSLAFVLNNIGTTKFKMKNYDGAMDAFNRAISIDSKFHLAFNNRGAVQMERGKLDEALSDFEKCIAIKSDYAPAYANIAAVKFKKEDYQGAKQSADKAIQLDKDYASALVNRGMIKEMLRDMGGACEDWERAQQLGSEVAGKYISQNCGF from the coding sequence ATGATGAGAAGACTATTACTTGTGGGATTGGGCCTATTTATAACAGGAGCCCTCTTTTCTCAAGATTTAACCGACAAAGAAAAAGCCTATCAGGATTCGATAGCAGCTGTCAATCAGGAAAATGCGACGACTGCAGAGAGTCAGGAAGCTTATAACAGAGGAATTGAGTTGTTTCGAAAGAAACAATATGTTCAAGCAATTAAGGAATTTGAAAAATCAATCAGTTTAGATCCCAACTTTAAAGCAGCCTATTATAATAAAGGGGTTGCAGAAAATGAGGCTTATTCTTATGCGGCTGCTGTAACAACTTTTACACAATTATTGGAAAAGGACCCAACTTATACAAGAGCTTTACCACAAAGAGCTATTGCTTACCAAGGCGTTGGGGATTTCTCCAAAGCAGAGGCAGATTATAAACAAGCTTTGAAAGCAGATCCAAAGAATCCAGAAATTCATTATAATTATGGAACACTTCAGTTTCTACAACAAGATTACGATGGGGCAATTAAGTCCTTTACTTCTACAATTGATTTAAAAGGAAATTTAGCCTACGCGTTTAATGATAGAGGTAGCTGTTATCGAATGAAAGGAGAGTATTCTAAAGCTATTGCTGATTATGAAGAAGCAGCTCGTAAAAATCCGAGTTTAGCATTTGTTTTGAATAATATTGGCACCACCAAATTCAAGATGAAAAATTATGATGGAGCTATGGATGCATTTAATCGTGCAATTTCTATTGATAGCAAATTTCATCTAGCATTTAATAATAGAGGAGCTGTACAAATGGAAAGAGGGAAATTAGATGAAGCACTGTCTGATTTTGAAAAATGTATTGCTATAAAGAGTGATTATGCTCCAGCTTATGCAAACATTGCAGCAGTAAAGTTCAAAAAGGAAGACTATCAAGGCGCAAAGCAATCAGCAGATAAAGCCATACAGTTAGATAAAGATTATGCTTCAGCACTAGTGAATAGAGGAATGATTAAAGAAATGTTGCGTGACATGGGAGGTGCATGTGAAGATTGGGAAAGAGCACAGCAACTAGGTTCTGAAGTAGCGGGAAAATATATTTCTCAAAATTGTGGATTTTAA
- a CDS encoding S-adenosylmethionine:tRNA ribosyltransferase-isomerase has protein sequence MHPKDLKIEDFTYELPDENIAYKPVEPRDSSKLLIYKNHKISDDIYRNLKQHLPQDAVLVFNDTRVIKSRIKFQRQTGAIIEIFCLEPNEEFVDYAVHFQKTEKDQWRCLVGNIAKWKEPFLEKTISVQNQEVLLTAKLIDRLPDSNVVEFSWTPKEISVGEIIENAGLTPLPPYIKREAKKEDESTYQTVYSSHEGSVAAPTAGLHFSQEMLQGFKEKHIPTLFTTLHVGAGTFKPVSSEKMADHVMHNEWMDISIDFLKQLESQLNKTIISVGTTSTRTLESIYWMGNKICNNPDISIEELCITQWEPYEDITLHSSESAVSTLIQWMKERHMQHLIIETGIIIAPSYKFKIIKGLITNFHQPKSTLLLLVAALVGKNWKDIYTYALQNNFRFLSYGDGSLLMR, from the coding sequence ATGCATCCGAAAGATTTAAAGATAGAAGATTTTACCTACGAGTTACCCGATGAAAACATCGCCTACAAGCCTGTCGAACCACGTGATAGTTCTAAACTATTGATTTATAAGAATCATAAAATTTCAGATGATATCTACCGAAATTTAAAGCAACATTTACCTCAAGATGCAGTACTTGTTTTTAATGACACACGTGTTATTAAATCCAGAATTAAATTCCAACGTCAGACTGGTGCTATAATTGAAATATTCTGTCTAGAACCAAATGAAGAGTTTGTTGATTATGCCGTTCACTTTCAAAAAACGGAAAAAGATCAATGGCGTTGCTTAGTGGGTAATATAGCAAAATGGAAAGAACCTTTTCTTGAAAAGACAATTTCCGTTCAAAATCAAGAGGTGCTGCTTACAGCAAAATTAATCGATAGACTACCCGATTCTAATGTTGTTGAATTTTCTTGGACTCCAAAAGAAATTTCAGTGGGTGAAATTATTGAAAATGCAGGACTTACTCCACTTCCACCTTATATCAAACGAGAAGCAAAGAAAGAAGATGAAAGTACATACCAAACAGTTTATTCTTCTCATGAAGGCTCCGTTGCAGCACCAACCGCTGGACTCCATTTTTCTCAAGAGATGCTACAAGGATTTAAAGAAAAACATATCCCTACTTTATTCACTACACTCCATGTGGGAGCAGGGACATTTAAACCTGTAAGTTCTGAAAAGATGGCGGATCATGTTATGCATAATGAATGGATGGATATTTCTATTGATTTCTTAAAACAACTTGAATCACAGCTAAATAAAACAATTATCAGTGTTGGAACTACTTCAACAAGAACTTTGGAAAGTATTTATTGGATGGGAAATAAAATCTGTAACAACCCTGATATTTCAATTGAAGAACTTTGTATTACACAATGGGAACCTTACGAAGATATAACTTTGCATTCTTCTGAAAGCGCAGTATCAACACTTATTCAATGGATGAAAGAGCGACACATGCAACACCTTATCATTGAAACAGGCATTATCATAGCTCCTAGTTATAAGTTTAAAATTATCAAAGGCTTGATTACTAATTTCCACCAGCCAAAATCTACGCTCTTACTCTTGGTCGCAGCATTAGTTGGTAAGAACTGGAAAGACATATATACCTATGCTTTGCAAAATAACTTTCGATTTCTCAGTTATGGAGACGGCAGTTTGCTTATGAGATAA
- the fabG gene encoding 3-oxoacyl-[acyl-carrier-protein] reductase: MGLLKDKVVLITGASRGIGKAIAQKCVEEGAKVAFTYLSSEEKANALIQELTKNGGEVKGFKSDASNFESAQKLVDDVVASFGTIDVLVNNAGITRDNLLMRMTEEMWDEVMNTNLKSVFNLTKAVQRPMLKARSGSIINMSSVVGVSGNAGQSNYAASKAGMIGFTKSIAQELGSRNIRCNAIAPGFIETEMTAVLDPKVVEEWRNNIPLKRGGTPEDVANAVVYLASDMSAYVTGQTLHVCGGMLM, from the coding sequence ATGGGCTTACTAAAAGATAAAGTTGTTTTAATTACAGGAGCTTCCAGAGGAATTGGTAAAGCTATCGCTCAGAAATGTGTAGAAGAAGGTGCTAAGGTAGCCTTTACGTATTTATCTTCCGAAGAGAAAGCCAATGCTTTAATTCAAGAATTGACTAAAAATGGAGGAGAAGTAAAAGGTTTTAAATCTGACGCTTCTAATTTTGAGTCTGCTCAAAAATTGGTTGATGATGTGGTTGCTTCTTTTGGAACAATCGATGTATTAGTGAATAATGCAGGAATTACGCGTGATAACTTATTGATGCGCATGACTGAGGAGATGTGGGATGAAGTAATGAATACCAACTTAAAATCTGTATTTAACTTAACCAAAGCCGTTCAACGTCCTATGTTGAAAGCTAGAAGTGGTTCTATCATTAATATGTCATCGGTTGTGGGTGTTTCTGGAAATGCTGGACAATCTAATTATGCAGCCTCTAAAGCGGGCATGATTGGATTTACCAAATCAATAGCACAAGAATTAGGCTCTCGAAATATTCGTTGTAACGCGATTGCGCCTGGATTTATCGAAACTGAGATGACAGCTGTATTAGATCCTAAAGTTGTAGAAGAATGGAGAAATAATATTCCTTTAAAACGAGGAGGAACTCCAGAAGATGTTGCAAATGCGGTTGTTTATTTAGCTTCTGACATGTCGGCTTACGTTACAGGACAAACACTTCACGTGTGTGGAGGAATGTTGATGTAA